In Agrobacterium sp. RAC06, a single window of DNA contains:
- a CDS encoding heme-degrading domain-containing protein: protein MSLIETIERQESLLVFKSFDERVALDVGQRIVDLALSQKAPVVIDIRTPDRTLFHAALPGASPDNDHWARRKSNVTLRMHKASLRVGELNRARGRIVSAEIGLDPMDYADHGGSFPVRVEGTGVVAAITVSGLKSEEDHAMIVTVLEAYLGTG from the coding sequence ATGAGCCTGATCGAAACCATCGAGAGACAGGAAAGCCTGCTCGTTTTCAAGAGCTTCGATGAAAGGGTGGCGCTCGATGTCGGCCAGCGCATCGTAGACTTGGCCCTGTCGCAGAAGGCGCCGGTGGTCATCGACATCCGAACGCCCGACCGCACGCTGTTTCACGCCGCCCTGCCTGGCGCCTCGCCGGACAATGATCATTGGGCACGTCGCAAGAGCAATGTGACGCTGCGCATGCACAAGGCATCGCTTCGGGTCGGCGAGCTCAATCGCGCCCGTGGCCGCATTGTATCGGCGGAGATCGGCCTGGATCCCATGGACTATGCCGATCACGGCGGCAGCTTTCCGGTCCGGGTGGAAGGCACCGGCGTCGTCGCCGCAATCACCGTTTCCGGTCTGAAGTCGGAAGAAGACCATGCAATGATCGTGACGGT
- a CDS encoding secondary thiamine-phosphate synthase enzyme YjbQ, which produces MTIQRLMIATRGQGLYEFTEAVHSFLADSGLEEGVMTVFVRHTSCSLLIQENADPSVQVDLKAFFRRLVPPTTHPSMDYITHRDEGPDDMPAHIKAALLPVSLSIPYCDGRLLLGTWQGIYLFEHRDNPHRREVVLHV; this is translated from the coding sequence ATGACCATACAGAGACTGATGATCGCCACGCGCGGGCAGGGCCTTTACGAGTTCACTGAGGCGGTGCATTCGTTCCTTGCTGACAGCGGCCTGGAAGAGGGCGTCATGACCGTCTTCGTGCGTCACACCTCCTGTTCGCTGCTGATCCAGGAGAATGCCGATCCCTCGGTGCAGGTGGACCTGAAGGCCTTTTTCCGCCGCCTCGTGCCACCGACGACGCATCCGTCGATGGACTACATCACTCATCGCGACGAAGGGCCGGATGATATGCCGGCGCACATCAAGGCTGCGCTTCTGCCGGTGTCGCTCTCCATCCCGTATTGCGACGGGCGCCTGCTGCTCGGGACATGGCAGGGTATCTATCTCTTCGAACACCGCGACAACCCGCATCGGCGTGAGGTCGTCTTGCATGTCTGA